One genomic segment of Motacilla alba alba isolate MOTALB_02 chromosome 1A, Motacilla_alba_V1.0_pri, whole genome shotgun sequence includes these proteins:
- the HDHD5 gene encoding haloacid dehalogenase-like hydrolase domain-containing 5, giving the protein MALRGSLRAGRALLRAPGPPARGLCSRPPAFGFLFDVDGVLVRGSQPVPAARRAFQRLADGGGRLRVPVVFLTNAGNCLRSAKARELSQALGLQVSPEQVILSHSPLQLFSQFHQKCMLVAGQGPVEENAHNLGFKHVVTIEALRKAYPLLDMVDLSRRPKELPPPTTGFPTIEGVILFGEPVRWETSLQLIADVLLSNGNPGAERQDVPYPHLPVLACNMDLLWMAEAKMPRFGHGTFLLCLESIYKKVTGKELKYEALIGKPSPVTYRYAQYLIQQQAEKQGWKAPIRRLYAVGDNPMSDIYGANLYNNYLKSAQQSQVQAGLKRSPQAASPQAEVSLELGNDCNNSVESCESILVCTGVYQHNGTVPKKTGETVFHGHRDFCFDPSLVEASHIVQDVDDAVQLAFKKENWS; this is encoded by the exons ATGGCGCTGCGCGGCTCGCTGCGGGCCGGCCGGGCGCTGCTGcgcgccccggggccgcccgccCGGGGGCTCTGCAGCCGG CCGCCGGCCTTCGGGTTCCTGTTCGATGTGGACGGCGTGCTGGTGCGGGGCAGCCAGCCCGTGCCCGCCGCACGCCGCGCTTTCCAGAGGCTGGCGGACGGCGGCGGGCGGCTGCGGGTGCCCGTCGTGTTCCTGACCAACGCCGGGAACTGCCTGCGCTCGGCCAAGGCCCGAGAGCTGTCCCAggcgctggggctgcag GTGTCTCCGGAGCAGGTGATCCTGTCGCACAGCCCgctgcagctcttcagccaGTTCCACCAGAAGTGCATGCTGGTGGCCGGGCAGGGGCCCGTGGAGGAGAACGCCCACAA CCTGGGGTTCAAGCACGTGGTCACCATAGAGGCCCTGAGGAAGGCATATCCCCTGTTAGACATGGTGGACCTGAGCCGGAGGCCGAAAGAACTG cCTCCTCCTACCACTGGCTTCCCCACTATAGAAG GGGTGATTCTGTTTGGCGAGCCAGTGAGGTGGGAGACGAGCCTGCAGCTCATTGCTGATGTACTCCTGAGCAATGGGAACCCTGGGGCAGAGCGGCAGGATGTGCCATACCCTCATCTGCCTGTCCTTGCCTGCAACATGGACCTCCTGTGGATGGCTGAAGCCAAGATGCCCAG GTTTGGCCATGGcactttccttctctgcttggAGAGCATCTACAAGAAGGTGACAGGCAAGGAGCTGAAGTATGAGGCCTTGATTGGCAAACCCAGCCCAGTCACCTACCGCTATGCCCAGTACCTGATCCAACAGCAGGCAgagaagcagggctggaaggcTCCCATCCGACGTCTCTATGCAGTTGg GGATAACCCTATGTCTGACATCTATGGGGCAAACCTCTACAACAACTACCTCAAgtcagctcagcagagccaggtccaggctgggctgaagaGGAGCCCACAGGCAGCCAGTCCCCAGGCTGAggtttccctggagctgggcaatGACTGCAACAACTCAGTGGAGAGCTGCGAGTCGATTCTGGTCTGCACTGGGGTCTACCAGCACAACGGCACCGTTCCCAAGAAAACAGGGGAGACGGTGTTCCATGGACATCGGGACTTCTGCTTCGACCCCAGCCTGGTGGAGGCATCTCACATAGTGCAGGATGTGGATGATGCTGTAcaacttgcttttaaaaaagaaaactggagcTAG